Proteins encoded within one genomic window of Spirulina major PCC 6313:
- a CDS encoding response regulator has protein sequence MPSSQPLIWGELTLNRETQRVTYHGRSITLTPTESRLLELFLQQPSQVQSYRAIAKHLWSLDDFAADAPIAMQLKQLHHRLAIISVPEVISAVYGIGYRLEDLPTHGKGGEPSPMLELLWRNHAPQIHDRLAQLETASTALAQQQLTPTQAAAAQALAHQLAGSLGVFGLQQAYGWAQQLERHWQDWQQTQQTSPDAIAQLLKQLQTTVGTLSHTYGVEVEPLAPSPTAAAKPPNHGTVLLVDSDGLLTTRLQAQAKQWHFQLYSAPDSEAAEVMLQRHEPDIVLLDLAISGEPNGGFTLLKSLQKRYPRLPIVVFSAEDDLTVRAAVAAYPPEVMTASHSVFLSKSATPAEVFDAIATILQPKQIPQSQILMVDDDPLILDHLQLLFSQWGFTATPLHDSRHFWKTLEATNPDLLILDLQMPHFDGIQLCKVVRQDPHWQGLPILFLSSACDRDTIRQIYQSGADDYIAKPVHDAELSTRVFNRLERIQLLRSCDETDFLTGLMNRRWASQAMQRYFRLAQRYQHPLSVALVNINGFQQINNRYGQRISDRLLHQLGELLQQNFEPEDVISRWGGDEFMVGLYGLTKSQALVKMNYLLAAVRQTPFLGFDKVEIYLTLRVGIATYPDDGEDVPSLYQQADLALYRQRVEA, from the coding sequence ATGCCCTCCTCTCAGCCATTGATCTGGGGTGAACTCACCCTCAATCGCGAGACGCAAAGGGTCACCTATCACGGCCGATCGATCACCTTGACCCCGACGGAAAGCCGTTTGCTGGAGTTGTTTTTACAGCAGCCGAGTCAAGTGCAGTCCTATCGAGCGATCGCGAAACATCTGTGGTCGTTGGATGACTTTGCCGCCGATGCCCCCATTGCCATGCAGCTCAAACAACTGCACCATCGCCTCGCGATCATTAGTGTGCCCGAAGTGATCAGCGCGGTCTATGGCATTGGGTATCGTCTGGAGGATCTGCCCACCCATGGGAAGGGGGGAGAACCTTCACCGATGCTCGAACTGCTCTGGCGCAACCATGCCCCCCAAATTCACGATCGCCTCGCGCAACTCGAAACCGCCAGCACCGCCCTAGCCCAACAGCAGTTAACCCCAACCCAGGCCGCCGCCGCCCAAGCCCTCGCCCATCAATTAGCCGGCTCCTTGGGGGTGTTTGGCCTGCAACAGGCCTATGGATGGGCCCAACAGCTTGAACGCCACTGGCAGGACTGGCAACAGACTCAGCAGACATCCCCCGATGCGATCGCTCAACTCCTGAAGCAATTACAAACCACCGTCGGCACGCTCTCCCATACCTACGGTGTCGAGGTGGAACCGCTGGCCCCATCCCCCACCGCCGCCGCCAAACCCCCCAACCATGGCACAGTGCTCCTCGTAGATAGTGACGGGCTGCTCACAACCCGGCTCCAAGCGCAGGCCAAGCAGTGGCACTTTCAGCTTTATAGTGCTCCGGATTCCGAGGCGGCGGAGGTGATGCTTCAACGCCATGAGCCGGATATTGTGTTGCTGGATTTGGCCATTTCCGGGGAGCCGAACGGGGGATTTACACTGCTGAAATCGTTGCAAAAACGCTATCCCCGTCTGCCGATCGTGGTGTTTAGTGCGGAGGATGATTTAACGGTGCGGGCGGCAGTGGCGGCCTATCCTCCGGAGGTGATGACCGCGAGCCATTCTGTGTTTTTGTCGAAATCTGCCACGCCGGCGGAGGTGTTTGATGCGATCGCGACGATCCTCCAACCGAAGCAGATTCCCCAATCTCAAATCCTGATGGTGGATGATGATCCATTAATCCTCGACCATTTGCAATTGTTGTTTAGTCAATGGGGATTCACCGCCACCCCCCTCCATGATTCGCGCCATTTCTGGAAGACCCTGGAGGCCACTAACCCCGATTTGCTGATTTTGGATCTGCAAATGCCCCATTTTGATGGAATTCAACTCTGTAAAGTGGTGCGCCAAGATCCCCACTGGCAGGGGTTGCCGATCCTGTTTCTCAGCAGTGCGTGCGATCGCGACACGATCCGCCAAATTTATCAAAGCGGAGCCGATGACTACATTGCCAAACCCGTCCATGACGCAGAACTCTCGACCCGTGTTTTCAACCGCCTTGAGCGGATTCAACTGTTGCGCAGTTGTGATGAAACCGACTTCCTCACCGGCTTAATGAATCGTCGCTGGGCCTCCCAAGCCATGCAACGTTATTTCCGCCTCGCCCAACGCTATCAACATCCCCTCTCCGTGGCCTTGGTGAACATTAACGGTTTCCAACAGATTAACAATCGCTATGGTCAACGCATTAGCGATCGCCTCCTGCATCAATTGGGCGAACTCCTGCAACAAAACTTTGAGCCGGAGGATGTGATCTCCCGTTGGGGTGGCGATGAATTTATGGTGGGATTGTACGGACTGACTAAATCCCAAGCCTTGGTGAAAATGAATTATCTCCTCGCAGCGGTGCGTCAAACTCCCTTCTTGGGGTTCGATAAGGTGGAAATTTATCTGACGCTCCGGGTCGGCATTGCCACCTATCCCGATGACGGAGAGGATGTGCCGAGTCTGTATCAACAGGCAGATTTGGCCCTCTATCGGCAGCGGGTCGAGGCGTAA
- a CDS encoding response regulator transcription factor: MKILIVEDDARIHQALREALEDQRYVVEVAEDGELGWDYLLTGVFDVVVLDVMLPKLDGVSLCRRLRDRGDRTPVLMLTARDTSRDKVMSLDGGADDYVVKPFDLAELLARIRALVRRGAIAHTPILTWEHLHLDPRTCEVRYAQKHLTLTPKEYGLLELFLRHGSQVLSRAMILDHLWAFEDMPGEETVKVHLRSVRQKLKQAGAPSQLIETIYGLGYRLNPNL; the protein is encoded by the coding sequence ATGAAAATTCTAATCGTCGAGGATGATGCACGGATTCACCAAGCCCTGCGAGAGGCCCTAGAGGATCAGCGTTATGTGGTGGAGGTGGCTGAAGATGGGGAATTGGGCTGGGACTATCTGCTGACGGGGGTGTTTGATGTGGTGGTGTTGGATGTGATGCTGCCGAAGTTGGATGGGGTGAGCCTCTGTCGGCGGCTGCGCGATCGCGGCGATCGCACTCCGGTGTTGATGTTGACGGCACGGGATACGAGTCGGGACAAGGTAATGAGCTTGGATGGGGGAGCCGATGACTATGTGGTGAAGCCCTTTGATTTGGCGGAACTGTTGGCGCGGATTCGGGCTTTGGTACGGCGAGGCGCGATCGCCCACACGCCGATCCTCACCTGGGAACACCTCCACCTCGATCCCCGCACCTGTGAAGTCCGCTACGCTCAAAAACACCTCACTCTCACCCCCAAGGAATACGGCTTGCTGGAACTATTCCTGCGCCACGGCAGCCAGGTGTTGAGTCGGGCGATGATTCTCGATCATCTCTGGGCGTTTGAAGATATGCCCGGCGAAGAAACGGTTAAAGTACATTTGCGGAGTGTGCGCCAAAAATTAAAGCAGGCGGGTGCTCCGAGTCAACTGATTGAAACGATTTATGGTTTGGGCTATCGACTTAATCCGAATCTCTGA
- a CDS encoding sensor histidine kinase: MVWAIDLIRISEAPLRQWRDRFFISYVAILATLLGIFSTAIYHVVARDRNHQLNTHLTQLAETAAHTLDIVKHEYAELAHADQDDEDDDDEDDEDDDDDYATYAATLPRHADGSLRPISLNRLMGKYEAASILDLPQLNRPQNLQGVEWYDEHRRLMVREGSLFPAQPFPHPRQISGSFTQTGQLRTVILPVYRNGAKQPGAPLVGYIRASESTAALTAELDRLRWGLGLGAVLMTGLAAVSGIWLTRQALRPVVQSLTRLQQFTADASHELRNPLTAIRASVAVMQSHRERVDRADWGKLDAIATASAQMSHLVDDLLLLARMDQQWTEAPSWRRVAVDEILEDLVEFWSDRAAQAQITLTAHLQPNILMQGNPDQLHRLFNNLITNALTYSPAGSRVTVTLTHDSLNAIAMIQDTGIGIAPQHLPYIFDRFWRADPSRTPQDGGSGLGLAIVQGIVHQHRGKITVQSTPQQGSCFRVELPLG; encoded by the coding sequence ATGGTTTGGGCTATCGACTTAATCCGAATCTCTGAAGCTCCGCTGCGGCAATGGCGCGATCGCTTTTTTATCTCCTACGTGGCGATTTTGGCGACCTTGTTGGGGATTTTTTCCACGGCGATCTATCACGTGGTGGCCCGCGATCGCAACCATCAACTCAACACCCACCTCACCCAACTGGCCGAAACCGCCGCCCACACCCTCGACATCGTCAAACATGAATACGCAGAACTCGCCCACGCCGATCAAGACGACGAAGACGATGATGATGAAGACGACGAAGACGACGACGATGATTATGCCACCTACGCCGCCACCCTCCCACGCCATGCCGACGGCAGCCTTCGCCCCATCTCCCTCAACCGGTTAATGGGCAAATACGAAGCCGCCTCCATCCTTGACCTCCCCCAACTCAACCGTCCCCAAAATCTTCAGGGCGTGGAATGGTACGACGAACACCGCCGCCTCATGGTGCGCGAAGGGAGCCTGTTTCCAGCGCAGCCCTTCCCCCACCCGCGCCAAATTTCCGGGTCATTCACGCAAACGGGACAACTGCGCACAGTCATTTTGCCCGTCTACCGCAATGGGGCCAAGCAGCCCGGTGCGCCCCTAGTGGGGTATATCCGGGCGAGTGAATCCACCGCCGCCTTGACTGCGGAACTGGATCGCTTGCGGTGGGGCTTGGGGTTGGGGGCGGTGTTGATGACGGGGCTGGCGGCGGTGAGTGGGATTTGGTTGACGCGCCAAGCCCTGCGCCCTGTGGTGCAAAGCCTGACCCGGTTGCAGCAGTTCACTGCCGATGCGTCCCATGAGTTGCGCAATCCCTTAACGGCGATTCGGGCTTCGGTGGCGGTGATGCAGTCCCACCGGGAACGGGTCGATCGCGCTGATTGGGGCAAGTTAGACGCGATCGCCACCGCATCGGCCCAGATGAGCCACTTGGTCGATGACTTGCTCCTGTTGGCACGGATGGATCAACAGTGGACGGAAGCCCCCTCCTGGCGGCGGGTGGCGGTGGATGAAATTCTCGAAGATCTGGTGGAGTTTTGGAGCGATCGCGCCGCCCAAGCCCAGATCACCCTCACTGCCCACCTCCAGCCCAACATCCTGATGCAGGGCAACCCCGACCAACTCCATCGTCTCTTCAACAACCTGATCACCAACGCCCTCACCTACAGCCCCGCCGGCAGCCGCGTCACCGTCACCCTCACCCACGACTCCCTAAATGCGATCGCCATGATCCAAGACACTGGCATCGGCATCGCCCCCCAGCATCTCCCCTACATTTTCGATCGGTTTTGGCGGGCTGACCCCTCCCGCACTCCCCAGGATGGCGGCAGTGGTTTAGGACTAGCGATCGTTCAGGGCATCGTCCATCAACATCGCGGCAAAATCACCGTCCAAAGCACCCCCCAGCAGGGTAGTTGTTTTCGCGTCGAACTACCCCTGGGGTAG
- a CDS encoding zinc-dependent alcohol dehydrogenase family protein: protein MQAVTFSQPGQPDVLQLHRVPTPEITQPHHLLIKLHGAGVNPIDTKLRQRGTFYPEQMPAILGCDGAGVVEAVGSAVSQFKPGDAVYYCCGGLGVSGTGNYAEYAVIPEHFAAPKPKRLSFLEAAAAPLVLITAWEALYDRARLTANQTVLIHAGAGGVGHVAIQLAKLRGARVCTTVSTLDKARLVRQLGADEPILYTQTDVTAAVLAWTEGTGVDVAFDTVGGATFFETVPAVRTYGDLVTILEPDHHQGSFKEARKRNHRISLELMLTPMLSGDEAGQRYHGEILRQCGQWFDQGQLSIHVAQHFPLAAAAAAHRAIETGSTTGKVVLAIA, encoded by the coding sequence ATGCAAGCGGTTACATTTTCCCAACCTGGACAACCCGACGTGTTGCAACTCCACCGGGTTCCCACGCCCGAAATCACCCAACCCCATCACCTCCTGATCAAACTCCACGGGGCGGGGGTGAATCCCATTGACACCAAGCTGCGACAGCGCGGCACATTCTACCCGGAACAGATGCCCGCGATTTTAGGCTGCGATGGGGCGGGGGTTGTGGAGGCGGTGGGCAGTGCCGTGAGCCAGTTTAAGCCGGGGGATGCAGTGTATTACTGCTGCGGCGGTTTGGGGGTATCCGGAACGGGCAACTATGCCGAATATGCGGTGATTCCGGAACATTTTGCGGCCCCGAAGCCGAAGCGGTTGAGTTTTTTAGAGGCGGCGGCGGCTCCCTTGGTGTTGATCACCGCCTGGGAAGCCCTCTACGATCGCGCCCGCCTCACCGCCAATCAAACGGTGCTCATTCACGCTGGAGCCGGGGGCGTAGGCCATGTGGCGATTCAGTTGGCGAAGTTACGGGGGGCGCGGGTTTGTACGACGGTGAGCACTCTGGACAAGGCGCGGCTGGTGCGGCAGTTGGGGGCTGATGAGCCGATTCTCTATACCCAAACCGATGTCACAGCGGCGGTGCTGGCTTGGACTGAGGGAACCGGGGTCGATGTGGCCTTTGACACGGTGGGCGGTGCGACGTTTTTTGAAACGGTTCCGGCGGTGCGCACCTATGGTGATCTGGTGACCATTTTGGAGCCGGATCACCATCAGGGCAGCTTCAAGGAAGCCCGCAAACGCAACCATCGGATCAGTCTTGAATTGATGTTAACGCCGATGTTGTCCGGAGATGAGGCGGGCCAACGGTATCACGGCGAGATTTTGCGGCAATGTGGGCAATGGTTTGATCAAGGTCAATTAAGCATTCATGTGGCGCAGCATTTTCCCCTCGCGGCGGCGGCAGCGGCGCACCGGGCAATTGAAACGGGATCGACGACGGGCAAGGTGGTGTTGGCGATCGCATAG
- a CDS encoding sensor histidine kinase — protein sequence MQVLVIGDDAAMRSLIELMRSNRHHITVQSHGCPPPAPPFYPLILLQADELSDQAANLCRKIRQTHPYTTLIAVLDHINAQHLQTLLNCGVNDYLLRTAPPTEQKLRLKVIEHNLQRRPLTTTANPLAKLGNRPGPSNSNVNLKSTALSQFPYLASHHLRQTLIQIRKQLNTLLAEPRHVPLEPSTTAYLNQIIDRANMMQQMLSDVLIDTQSHLQNPLLQPPITHQDYVILDHTFTIQEYSNGVQRYAEDDTTIQEGIDIRDSFPEVAGLELILAEILNYRHEGYEISGIARFSETEFPLYFDLYISVYPHKRTIGYPAKLIILLNNATERMLFQQRLIQSANEAQLLLKKLATAKNYITQIINSMADALVVTTKSGVIKTINAATQKLFGYEDYELINQPISKLVDDQNFLGNLAQGQLKFQAEVICRQRNGQVLYVSFSCGVIETEDDTQDFVCVGRDVTKQKKAEAQIKALNVSLQQRTIELENVNDELESFSRTVSHDLRTPISHIEFFNQMLREEYGDVLNEEGQDYLVQIQNSCGRMRQLIHDLLQLSRSTRMELTLATVDLSTLAQQISAELTMNAPDRQVTFILEPNLTVQGNESLLRIALENLFNNAWKYTSKRSQSQIQFGQCRDPDIYSQRQISAQVPIFFVQDDGAGFDMSYADKLFHTFARLHSQSEFEGTGIGLTIVQRILERHGGKIWAKGVVGEGATFYFTITPAIEILNAEATLRS from the coding sequence ATGCAGGTGTTAGTGATTGGAGACGATGCTGCCATGCGATCGCTCATCGAATTAATGCGATCCAATCGGCATCACATCACCGTTCAATCCCACGGTTGTCCGCCGCCAGCCCCTCCATTTTATCCCCTCATTCTCCTCCAGGCAGACGAGTTGAGCGATCAAGCCGCCAACCTCTGCCGCAAAATTCGTCAAACCCACCCCTACACCACCCTGATCGCCGTCCTCGATCACATCAACGCCCAACACCTCCAAACTCTCCTCAACTGCGGTGTCAACGACTATCTCCTCCGCACTGCCCCCCCCACAGAACAAAAGCTGCGCCTCAAAGTCATCGAACACAATCTCCAACGCCGCCCCCTCACCACAACCGCCAATCCCCTCGCCAAACTGGGAAATCGCCCCGGCCCCTCAAACTCCAACGTTAACCTCAAAAGCACCGCCCTCAGTCAATTTCCCTATCTAGCCAGTCATCACCTCCGCCAAACCTTAATCCAGATTCGCAAACAGCTTAATACTCTCCTCGCTGAACCCCGTCACGTTCCCCTCGAACCAAGCACCACCGCTTATCTCAATCAAATTATTGATCGAGCCAACATGATGCAACAAATGCTCAGTGATGTGCTCATTGATACCCAAAGCCATCTCCAAAACCCCCTCCTGCAACCCCCGATCACCCATCAAGACTACGTGATCCTAGACCACACCTTCACCATCCAGGAATATTCCAACGGTGTACAGCGCTATGCCGAAGACGACACCACCATTCAAGAAGGTATTGATATTCGGGATAGTTTTCCAGAAGTTGCAGGCTTAGAACTCATCCTCGCGGAGATCTTGAACTATCGCCATGAAGGGTATGAAATTTCAGGCATTGCTCGTTTTTCAGAGACCGAGTTTCCCCTTTATTTTGACCTTTATATCAGTGTCTATCCCCACAAGCGCACCATCGGCTATCCTGCCAAGCTAATTATTTTATTAAATAACGCTACGGAGCGGATGCTCTTTCAACAACGCCTGATTCAAAGTGCGAATGAAGCTCAACTCCTCCTCAAAAAATTAGCAACCGCCAAAAACTACATCACTCAAATCATCAACTCCATGGCTGATGCCTTAGTCGTCACCACAAAATCAGGAGTGATCAAAACGATTAATGCCGCCACACAAAAACTCTTTGGCTATGAGGACTATGAGTTAATTAATCAACCCATTAGTAAGCTCGTCGATGATCAAAACTTTCTCGGTAATTTAGCCCAAGGACAGTTAAAGTTTCAAGCAGAGGTGATCTGTCGGCAACGGAATGGACAGGTGCTGTATGTCTCTTTTTCCTGCGGTGTGATTGAAACGGAAGATGATACCCAAGACTTTGTTTGTGTGGGGCGCGATGTCACCAAGCAAAAAAAGGCAGAAGCACAGATCAAGGCGTTAAATGTTTCTCTCCAGCAGCGCACCATTGAACTCGAAAATGTTAATGACGAACTTGAATCTTTTTCTCGCACTGTGTCCCATGATTTACGAACGCCTATTTCTCACATTGAATTTTTTAATCAAATGTTGCGGGAAGAATATGGTGATGTTTTAAATGAGGAAGGCCAAGACTATCTCGTTCAAATTCAGAATTCTTGTGGTCGAATGCGGCAACTAATTCATGATCTTTTGCAACTTTCCCGTTCAACTCGGATGGAATTAACCCTAGCCACGGTGGATTTAAGCACCCTGGCGCAACAAATTTCCGCAGAGCTAACAATGAATGCACCAGATCGGCAGGTGACGTTTATTCTGGAACCGAATTTAACCGTGCAGGGGAATGAATCGCTTTTACGGATTGCTTTAGAAAATTTATTTAATAATGCGTGGAAATATACCAGTAAGCGATCGCAGTCTCAAATTCAATTTGGCCAATGCCGTGACCCGGATATCTATAGCCAACGTCAAATCTCAGCGCAGGTTCCCATCTTTTTTGTCCAAGATGATGGTGCTGGCTTTGATATGTCCTATGCGGATAAGCTGTTTCATACCTTTGCGCGGCTGCATTCCCAAAGTGAATTTGAGGGTACGGGGATTGGCTTAACCATTGTGCAACGCATCCTCGAACGCCACGGCGGTAAAATTTGGGCTAAGGGGGTGGTGGGAGAAGGGGCGACGTTTTACTTTACAATCACTCCAGCCATAGAAATACTCAACGCTGAAGCGACATTGCGATCGTGA